In the Carassius gibelio isolate Cgi1373 ecotype wild population from Czech Republic chromosome A2, carGib1.2-hapl.c, whole genome shotgun sequence genome, one interval contains:
- the LOC128022214 gene encoding C-C chemokine receptor type 2 has product MDHAERVFPDSGIMTEGPGTVDDYSDYYNLVESDSSYSDGSTRVFAGVVLAVLYSTVFIVGLLGNAVVLCVLIRHRHRCSLTDVCLLSLAVSDLLFLASLPVWAHSAVQGWVLGSFMCHIITALFMMGLYSSVFFMVLMTLDRYVIIVYKHSICSRKWPAKMALSLFVWMLSLFASLPDIVFAKVKVDTSTKESCGSEYPEGAAWMSFTYLNTLSLILPLIIMSFCFCRILSSKSEEKHRIIRLLLTVLAFYFLFWTPYNIITFLRFLQTEGFMLSREWSNDLSLAKQWVEAIALSHCCLNPIIYTCVGQKFRRAVLTVLKNPPQSPESASSEYSSTLIT; this is encoded by the exons ATGGATCACGCAGAGAGAGTTTTTCCAGATTCAGGAATCATGACCGAGGGCCCGGGGACAGTAGATG ACTACAGTGACTACTATAACTTGGTAGAATCAGATTCATCTTACAGTGATGGCAGCACAAGGGTCTTCGCTGGGGTTGTCCTGGCCGTCCTGTACAGCACAGTTTTCATCGTTGGTTTGCTGGGAAACGCTGTGGTCCTGTGTGTGCTGATCAGACACCGTCACAGATGCAGTCTGACAGACGTGTGTCTCCTCAGTCTGGCCGTGTCTGACCTGCTCTTTCTCGCCTCGCTCCCTGTTTGGGCTCACAGTGCGGTGCAAGGATGGGTTCTTGGCTCATTCATGTGTCACATCATAACCGCTCTCTTCATGATGGGTCTGTACAGCAGCGTCTTCTTCATGGTCCTCATGACACTGGATCGCTACGTCATCATCGTCTACAAACACAGCATCTGTTCCAGAAAATGGCCTGCAAAAATGGCTCTGAGCTTATTTGTATGGATGCTCAGCCTGTTTGCGTCCCTCCCTGATATTGTTTTTGCCAAAGTGAAAGTGGACACGAGCACCAAAGAATCCTGCGGATCTGAATATCCTGAAGGTGCAGCCTGGATGTCGTTTACGTACCTGAACACCCTGAGCTTGATTCTGCCTCTGATCATCATGAGCTTCTGCTTTTGCCGGATCCTCAGCAGTAAATCAGAAGAAAAGCACAGGATCATCAGACTCCTCCTGACTGTGCTGGCCTTTTATTTCCTCTTCTGGACTCCATACAACATCATCACGTTCCTCAGGTTCCTGCAGACGGAGGGCTTCATGCTTTCTCGTGAGTGGTCTAATGATCTGAGTCTTGCCAAGCAGTGGGTGGAAGCGATCGCATTAAGCCACTGCTGCCTCAATCCCATCATCTACACCTGTGTGGGACAGAAGTTCAGAAGAGCAGTGCTCACGGTCCTGAAGAACCCTCCACAGTCACCTGAGAGCGCATCTTCGGAGTATTCCTCCACACTGATCACATAG